AATTATTAAAAATATAGAAAATGATATAGAATAATAAAAGAGTAAGGGACAAAAAATAGAATTTATTATAGATGTAAATACTGGTGAAGTTTTTAAGATAAGTATAAAAGAAAATATGTAATTCATTATGTATTCATAGTTTTATATTAGTATGAAAAGAAAAATAGTTTTACTTCTATTTTAACAATTTTTAATGAAGAACCAATACAATGGGGACTTAGAGGTGATTAAATGAAAATTTTAGTAGTTGAAGATGAAAAAGACTTAAATAATATTATTACCAAACATTTAAAGAAAAATAATTTTAGTGTTGATAGTGTGTTTGATGGAGAAGAAGCACTTGAATATTTAGATTATGGAAACTATGACTTAATAATACTAGATATAATGTTACCTAAAATGAATGGCTATGAAGTTGTTAAGAATCTTAGAGCAAATAAAAATGAAACAGCAGTTCTAATGTTAACAGCAAGAGATGGAATAGATGATAAAATAAAAGGTTTAGATTTAGGAGCAGATGATTATTTAATTAAACCTTTTGATTTTAGAGAACTGTTAGCAAGAATTAGAGCTATTGTCAGAAGAAAATATGGTAATATCTCTAATGAATTACAAATAGATGATTTAATAGTTGACACTTCAAAAAAGTCTGTTACAAGAGCAGGAAAAAATATAGAGTTAACAGGAAAAGAATATGAAGTACTAGAATACTTAATTCAGAATAAAGGGCGTGTATTGAGTAGAGATAAAATTAGAGATAGTGTTTGGGATTATGGCTATGAAGGTGAATCAAATATTATAGATGTTTTGATAAAAAATATTCGTAAAAAAATAGACTTAGGTGATTCAAAGCCATTAATACATACAAAAAGAGGTTTAGGCTATGTTCTTAAAGAAGATGAGTAAAGCATTATCAACTATTCCAATAAGCATAAGGGTAACTGCTTGGTTTACTTTTTTTATATTAATTTTATTTGGAATAATACTTTCATCTGCAATTCTTATAGAAGATAAATTTATAAATGATATAAGCACAAAAGAGCTTGTAAGTGCAGTTGAAAAAATTTATGAAAATCCTAATGAATTTGAAAATTTTGATGATGGAATTTATTATATTAAATATAATAGTAATAATGATATAATTGCTGGAAAAATTCCTAGAGATTTTGATATGACATTAGCCTTTTCAATAGAAGATATTAATGTGTATCAAGTAGAAAATAAAAAATTTTTGTATTATGACACAAGATTAAAAGATTCAGGAGATTGGGTTAGAGGTATATTTCCTCTTAGTAGGGTTCAAAAAGAAATTTCAAGATTATTGGATATATTTTTTATTTTAAGTCCAATACTTATTGGAATAGTTATCTATGTAGGATATAAAATAATTAAAAATGCTTTTAAACCTGTAAAACAGATATCAGATACAGCTTTGGAAATAAAAAAAAATAAGGATTTTTCTAGGAGGATAGATTTAGATTATGGTGAAGATGAGATTCATAAAATGGCATCTACATTCAATGAAATGTTAGATACTGTAGAAGAAACTTTTAACCATGAGAGGCAATTTAGCTCTGACGTTTCTCATGAATTAAGAACACCAATAAGTGTTATTCTAGCAGAGAGTGATTATGCTTTACAATATTTGGAAAATATTGAAGAGGCAAAAGAATCTTTTGAGGTTATCCACAGGCAATCAAAAAAAATGACCAATTTAATAAATCAAATTATGGAACTTTCAAAACTTGAAAGACAAAATGATATAGAGAAAGATAAGATTAATTTTTCCAATATAATTTTGCAAATATTGGAAGATTATAAAA
The window above is part of the Fusobacterium simiae genome. Proteins encoded here:
- the carS gene encoding coaggregation-regulating histidine kinase CarS, with the protein product MFLKKMSKALSTIPISIRVTAWFTFFILILFGIILSSAILIEDKFINDISTKELVSAVEKIYENPNEFENFDDGIYYIKYNSNNDIIAGKIPRDFDMTLAFSIEDINVYQVENKKFLYYDTRLKDSGDWVRGIFPLSRVQKEISRLLDIFFILSPILIGIVIYVGYKIIKNAFKPVKQISDTALEIKKNKDFSRRIDLDYGEDEIHKMASTFNEMLDTVEETFNHERQFSSDVSHELRTPISVILAESDYALQYLENIEEAKESFEVIHRQSKKMTNLINQIMELSKLERQNDIEKDKINFSNIILQILEDYKNLLESNDIKLTTNIEKDLRVYGNKLMLERLFINLFTNAMKFAKTSIHISLNRINREVILQIKDDGIGISEENKKYIWNRFYQVNNSRNKDRNKGSGLGLSMVNKIVQLHSATISVESEIGKGANFIVRFQI
- the carR gene encoding coaggregation response regulator transcription factor CarR; this encodes MKILVVEDEKDLNNIITKHLKKNNFSVDSVFDGEEALEYLDYGNYDLIILDIMLPKMNGYEVVKNLRANKNETAVLMLTARDGIDDKIKGLDLGADDYLIKPFDFRELLARIRAIVRRKYGNISNELQIDDLIVDTSKKSVTRAGKNIELTGKEYEVLEYLIQNKGRVLSRDKIRDSVWDYGYEGESNIIDVLIKNIRKKIDLGDSKPLIHTKRGLGYVLKEDE